The DNA segment CAAAAGAGCCCTCTCTACTCCATCTAGCACTCGTCTGGAGGTACAATGATGTATGTCACTGACGCCTTAAAAGTGTTGCTGACTGCATTGCTCATAATAGGTCTCCTATCCTTAGGAGGATGCACAAACCAAGAAGGTCACGTAGAACCATTGATCAGGATGCAATACATACCTATTAGAGTAGTCACATTCTTCGACATAACCGGCTCTGCGGTCGAGCACGGGGTACCGATAGTTGACAGCATCAGCATGGCCCCAATTGTCGAGTACGTGCTTGAAAACGGTGGTGAAGTAGCGATCGGGACTATCGAATCGGTCAGTGAACGCCCACTATTACGGTTGCGAGTCGATGTTCCTCCTCAGCCACCGACCGATGGCTCACAACAGAGCCAGAATGTCTTTCTCGCTGCCAAGCAAAAGGCAGCCTATGAAAAGAGGTTTACTTCATACCAGAGCCGTCTGAAAAGGTGGAAGGACAAAAACCAACTGGCTATGAGGGGATTCTGGCAGTCAGTTCGAGAATTGCTGGCTATGCCAGCTAAGGAAAGTTCCACCGACGTCAGAAATGCCGTGCTTCGGGGAAATGCATTCTTGTCTGAATCGGATGCGTCCTGGAACGGTCCTACTCTCAGGTTTGCCATTTTATGCACGGACGGAGAGCACAATGTCAAAAGCCAACCGACAATCGT comes from the Candidatus Zixiibacteriota bacterium genome and includes:
- a CDS encoding hypothetical protein (Evidence 5 : Unknown function), with the protein product MMYVTDALKVLLTALLIIGLLSLGGCTNQEGHVEPLIRMQYIPIRVVTFFDITGSAVEHGVPIVDSISMAPIVEYVLENGGEVAIGTIESVSERPLLRLRVDVPPQPPTDGSQQSQNVFLAAKQKAAYEKRFTSYQSRLKRWKDKNQLAMRGFWQSVRELLAMPAKESSTDVRNAVLRGNAFLSESDASWNGPTLRFAILCTDGEHNVKSQPTIVPVDSTVYILVPGIREGCLTSLNPIKFESLPSAIRYVISGEKFVSNAAVTAQKGG